The Deltaproteobacteria bacterium genome window below encodes:
- a CDS encoding murein transglycosylase domain-containing protein: MKKKALFALAALFLLDSCTLRQAVNIAVSKDPQKALEALADSKIERYKGDPFAAVDDFKKARAEFNKMMSRLSKASGEKWGKKEVELPTKTRYVKYTQNYKSRAIVDFDSGQVVIETINDTEKTEEHLKNAVVTTLLTPSDPRSVDLFSDKQVELSGTPYMYGLVSDHRNKLIESPEDAEQYADHLVNNQLLTRMIETDSGQKELKYVKFGMVNGHIDKRALKYEPMVEKYAASANVSKSLVLAIMKTESAFNPYAISPVPAYGLMQLVPSSGGKDAYRKVKGVSREPDKEFLFVPENNIELGTAYLNMLMYEYLNKIEDPLSREYCVVAAYNTGAGNVLRTFSRNMTEAVGIINSLPPGEVYERLKKDLPYEETRNYIVKVINTRKSFSKTSTPESF; this comes from the coding sequence ATGAAAAAAAAGGCTCTCTTTGCGCTGGCAGCTTTATTTCTACTTGATTCATGCACCTTGAGGCAGGCGGTCAATATCGCTGTGAGCAAGGACCCGCAGAAGGCGCTTGAGGCCCTGGCTGACTCGAAAATCGAGCGGTACAAGGGAGACCCTTTTGCCGCGGTGGACGATTTTAAGAAGGCCAGGGCAGAGTTCAACAAGATGATGAGCAGGCTCAGTAAGGCTAGCGGCGAGAAATGGGGAAAAAAGGAGGTGGAACTCCCCACAAAAACGCGCTACGTGAAATATACACAGAACTACAAGAGCAGGGCCATCGTGGATTTCGATTCGGGCCAGGTCGTCATCGAGACGATAAACGACACCGAGAAAACCGAAGAGCACTTGAAGAACGCGGTCGTAACGACTCTTCTGACCCCAAGCGACCCGCGTTCAGTGGACCTCTTCTCGGATAAGCAAGTCGAGCTGTCCGGCACCCCGTACATGTACGGCCTTGTCTCAGACCACAGGAACAAGCTTATCGAGAGCCCGGAGGACGCGGAGCAGTACGCGGACCACCTGGTCAATAACCAGCTGCTTACAAGAATGATAGAAACGGATTCGGGGCAGAAGGAGCTTAAGTACGTGAAGTTCGGGATGGTAAACGGCCACATCGACAAGAGGGCCTTGAAATACGAGCCCATGGTTGAGAAGTATGCGGCCTCCGCCAATGTTAGCAAGAGCCTCGTTTTGGCCATCATGAAAACAGAGAGCGCGTTCAATCCGTATGCCATAAGCCCGGTCCCGGCATATGGGCTCATGCAGCTTGTGCCGTCGAGCGGCGGTAAGGACGCCTACAGGAAGGTGAAGGGCGTGTCAAGGGAGCCGGATAAGGAATTCCTTTTCGTCCCCGAAAACAACATAGAGCTGGGCACGGCATACCTCAACATGCTCATGTACGAGTACCTGAATAAGATAGAGGACCCGCTGTCGCGCGAGTACTGCGTTGTGGCGGCCTATAATACAGGTGCCGGAAACGTCCTGAGGACGTTTTCAAGAAACATGACCGAGGCGGTGGGTATAATCAACTCCCTCCCGCCGGGCGAGGTATATGAGCGGCTTAAAAAAGACCTGCCCTACGAGGAAACGCGAAACTACATAGTTAAGGTGATAAACACCAGGAAATCGTTCTCGAAGACGAGCACACCCGAGTCTTTCTAG
- a CDS encoding putative manganese transporter, producing the protein MKQYKKSISVPALCSVAIMAITAPADAGKTAAPPAGPEMYEDDKIHIGFRAKGKEVNRQDLSCKGGDWEFSWAGYVRSRHGDGDELANSFWEEDLSDPRPAVRYTPITCKDKEGEIVFRTSSSFSNLTVDVDLKFMRGDEVLGPDGKWGSSRIYYGTFIFSANDDIDSCIVYSKGFPAQKEPNAFTVISEDAWVKGQAEGLDIAARHIISPEPVLTIEEMEKGFVKKYKVEEKEEYEGVTGSCYGGPLESGELVLSYKANPEPKVTLEGCTDLALGKKETITAVAEPAGGKFRFWIEPPSTLSIQPSGGTAVLTGNTPGRSTVKVEYTVNGKSATDSKPGSAVELVSMNGGNPIPPLSLYDDNGKKTKPYEFPVEVKPAGGISLLSFDTDKPVVSIMPGSKSIVIQPAYPGRATLQAKTSCGEPVGPALAIEVSACDGKTAARRDELRNEIKALQEAINLNLKAVQEYMNDPDFADLKIDRRIQTLAKKTSEVVVATAALMPGAGKGVNELNTTVDVVNTITDLETGKIGDGAVGAVLIAGDAAGDLVGAASKAASYVKTWNEAYDAAFKFGEELGTLIGTAENVANARKWIDKYYEDLKKVSEEFKKLEEICTRKK; encoded by the coding sequence ATGAAGCAATACAAGAAAAGTATCAGCGTTCCTGCGCTCTGTTCTGTGGCTATTATGGCTATTACCGCACCTGCGGACGCGGGTAAGACTGCCGCTCCGCCTGCCGGCCCCGAAATGTATGAAGATGACAAAATCCATATAGGGTTCAGGGCCAAGGGTAAGGAGGTGAATAGACAGGACCTGAGTTGCAAGGGCGGAGATTGGGAGTTTTCCTGGGCGGGGTACGTAAGGAGCCGGCATGGTGACGGCGATGAATTGGCAAACAGCTTCTGGGAAGAAGATTTGAGCGATCCGCGCCCTGCGGTCAGATACACACCGATAACCTGCAAGGACAAGGAAGGCGAAATCGTTTTCAGGACATCCTCCAGCTTCAGCAATCTAACCGTTGATGTGGATCTGAAATTCATGAGAGGAGACGAGGTGCTTGGCCCTGACGGCAAATGGGGCAGCAGTCGTATTTATTATGGCACTTTTATCTTCTCTGCCAATGATGATATTGACTCCTGCATTGTTTATAGTAAAGGATTTCCCGCTCAAAAAGAGCCGAACGCCTTCACAGTCATTTCGGAAGATGCCTGGGTCAAGGGTCAGGCCGAAGGTCTGGATATCGCGGCTAGGCACATTATTTCTCCAGAGCCTGTTTTGACAATCGAGGAGATGGAAAAAGGCTTCGTTAAAAAATACAAGGTTGAGGAAAAAGAGGAGTACGAGGGAGTGACCGGAAGTTGCTATGGCGGCCCTTTAGAGAGCGGAGAACTTGTGCTCAGTTATAAGGCAAATCCAGAGCCGAAGGTCACCCTTGAGGGCTGCACGGACCTCGCGCTCGGGAAAAAAGAGACCATCACTGCCGTAGCAGAGCCTGCAGGCGGCAAATTCCGTTTCTGGATCGAGCCGCCATCGACGCTCTCGATTCAGCCCAGTGGAGGCACGGCCGTGCTTACTGGCAATACGCCGGGGCGGAGCACGGTGAAGGTTGAGTACACGGTCAACGGCAAGAGCGCAACGGACTCGAAGCCCGGAAGCGCCGTCGAGCTTGTGTCGATGAACGGCGGCAACCCCATACCCCCTCTCTCGCTCTACGACGATAACGGCAAAAAGACCAAACCCTATGAGTTCCCGGTGGAGGTCAAGCCGGCTGGAGGCATCTCGTTATTGAGTTTTGACACTGACAAGCCTGTCGTCAGCATCATGCCAGGGAGCAAGAGCATCGTTATACAGCCTGCGTACCCGGGGCGCGCCACCCTGCAGGCAAAGACCTCATGCGGAGAGCCCGTCGGCCCCGCGCTGGCTATCGAGGTTTCCGCATGCGACGGAAAGACCGCTGCCAGGAGGGACGAGCTCAGGAATGAAATAAAGGCGCTGCAGGAGGCGATCAATTTAAACTTGAAGGCTGTACAGGAGTATATGAATGATCCCGATTTCGCTGACCTCAAGATAGACCGACGCATCCAGACCCTTGCAAAAAAGACGAGCGAGGTCGTTGTTGCCACTGCGGCGCTCATGCCAGGGGCCGGTAAAGGTGTGAATGAACTTAACACGACGGTCGACGTCGTGAACACGATAACCGACCTGGAGACCGGGAAAATCGGCGATGGCGCCGTTGGCGCCGTCCTGATCGCCGGGGATGCGGCTGGCGACTTGGTAGGCGCAGCCTCGAAAGCAGCCTCCTATGTCAAGACCTGGAACGAAGCTTACGACGCGGCGTTCAAGTTTGGCGAGGAACTGGGGACGCTGATTGGCACCGCGGAAAATGTGGCGAATGCCCGGAAGTGGATTGATAAATACTATGAGGACCTCAAGAAGGTAAGCGAGGAGTTTAAAAAGCTGGAGGAGATATGCACGAGGAAGAAATGA
- a CDS encoding PAS domain-containing protein yields MAQTDDKSRDELTRRIGELEGVEKKLKESQRLLEYAQRTAHVANWTWDIERDNFYGSREAYRIFEMPPGTPMPLSGMMEFVHPEDRGMVRAALEDGLRGAVYKFEFRIKTRNGSTKHVQVMGELESRNGKPIALNGTIQDLTQRKELENEQRMLIGELQYAQRRAHLGNWVWDIESDNFFGSQESYYIFDLPVGTPVNYAKLMEMVYPEDRQLLRKSMEQALRGALNREEFRIISGKGKIKHIQAIGELKVQNGRKTLIGTIQDITEKKELENEQKKLIRELEYAQKTAHFGDWAWDIASDNFSGSQESYNIFELPRGTPVSYSKLMDMIYPEDRPLVRACLEEALKGVRYEVEFRIISGLGRMKYLHGIGEPDIRDGKTVAVTGTVQDITEKKELENEQKRLIRELQEALGKIKTLSGLLPICASCKRIRDEKGNWSSMEKYIEKHSEAEFTHSICPECEEKLYGKEKKASNE; encoded by the coding sequence ATGGCCCAGACCGATGACAAATCAAGAGATGAGCTGACCAGGCGCATAGGCGAGCTTGAGGGCGTGGAGAAAAAGCTCAAGGAGAGCCAGCGCCTGCTCGAGTATGCCCAAAGGACAGCGCACGTCGCAAACTGGACATGGGATATTGAACGGGACAATTTTTACGGATCGCGAGAGGCATACAGGATTTTCGAGATGCCTCCAGGCACGCCAATGCCTTTAAGCGGAATGATGGAATTTGTGCATCCCGAGGACAGGGGCATGGTCAGGGCCGCATTAGAGGACGGCCTGAGGGGAGCCGTTTACAAATTTGAATTCAGGATAAAGACCCGGAACGGGTCGACAAAGCACGTCCAGGTCATGGGCGAATTGGAAAGCCGTAACGGAAAACCGATAGCCTTGAACGGCACCATACAGGACCTGACGCAGAGAAAAGAGCTGGAAAACGAACAGCGGATGCTTATAGGCGAGCTTCAGTACGCGCAAAGGAGAGCGCATCTCGGCAACTGGGTATGGGATATCGAATCGGATAATTTTTTCGGTTCTCAGGAGAGCTACTATATTTTTGACCTGCCGGTAGGAACGCCTGTAAATTATGCGAAATTAATGGAGATGGTCTATCCGGAGGACAGGCAACTACTTAGGAAATCCATGGAGCAGGCCCTCAGGGGGGCCTTAAACAGGGAGGAATTCAGGATAATTTCCGGGAAGGGGAAGATAAAGCACATTCAGGCCATAGGCGAGCTGAAGGTCCAGAACGGCAGGAAAACGTTAATCGGCACGATACAGGATATAACCGAAAAAAAAGAGCTGGAAAATGAGCAGAAAAAGCTCATCAGAGAGCTTGAATATGCGCAAAAGACGGCGCATTTCGGAGACTGGGCCTGGGATATCGCTTCGGATAATTTTTCGGGATCGCAAGAGAGTTATAATATTTTTGAACTGCCTCGGGGTACTCCGGTAAGCTATTCGAAATTGATGGACATGATATACCCGGAGGACAGGCCACTAGTGAGGGCCTGCCTTGAAGAGGCGCTCAAGGGAGTCCGTTACGAAGTGGAATTCAGGATAATCTCCGGGCTGGGGCGCATGAAATATCTGCATGGAATAGGTGAGCCGGATATCAGGGACGGCAAGACAGTGGCCGTAACGGGCACGGTACAGGACATAACCGAAAAAAAAGAGCTGGAAAACGAGCAGAAAAGGCTGATTCGCGAGTTGCAGGAAGCTCTCGGCAAGATAAAGACATTAAGCGGTCTTCTTCCCATATGCGCCAGCTGTAAAAGGATACGCGATGAAAAGGGCAACTGGTCCAGTATGGAAAAATATATCGAAAAACATTCTGAAGCAGAATTTACCCATAGTATATGCCCCGAATGCGAAGAGAAGCTATACGGCAAGGAAAAGAAAGCCAGTAATGAATAG
- a CDS encoding outer membrane protein transport protein: MAVAGFPSILVLIGQIGFIRDQFERPDKVFNTMPVSKNMLFYVFLLALVLPGTAYTSGFKVDQQGAKALGMANAYAVTADDPSAVYFNPAGLAGQRDPAIYLGAFALAPSTEFRDPFGADEEIDELFLAPHFYLAYPYRNISFGIGIYAPFGLGMNWSETGLTRYQATEGEIDTLNVNPTIAMRIRHWFLVGAGVDYMRSTATLEKMVDQSLVGGTDARSSLEGDGYGWGYNAGVIIIPDERFRFGVSYRSAIDIDFNGSASLDNIAPAVQPLFGGASFRTNARTSIEFPATLMLGVAYKASEKTALELNFEKTYWSSYKSLDIDLENEVAPAGFTDTSEPKDWRDIWAVRAGVEYRAAERISLRGGYVFQNNPVPDHTLEPRLPDSDQHNISLGIGYNAANLVIDAAYMFAYFEDRKVENSILSGEYSTSGHSAGLSIGYKF, encoded by the coding sequence ATGGCAGTCGCCGGATTTCCGAGTATACTCGTCTTAATAGGACAAATCGGTTTCATTCGGGACCAGTTTGAAAGGCCGGATAAAGTGTTTAACACCATGCCTGTCTCCAAAAATATGCTTTTCTACGTTTTTTTACTGGCTTTAGTCCTCCCCGGCACAGCTTACACCTCCGGATTTAAGGTCGACCAACAAGGGGCGAAAGCGCTGGGAATGGCAAACGCCTATGCCGTGACTGCCGACGACCCCTCGGCAGTCTACTTTAATCCTGCAGGATTGGCAGGGCAGCGGGATCCCGCCATTTATCTCGGCGCATTCGCGCTGGCTCCTTCGACTGAATTCAGAGACCCCTTTGGCGCCGACGAGGAAATAGACGAGCTATTCCTGGCGCCGCATTTTTATTTGGCGTATCCGTACCGGAATATCAGTTTCGGCATCGGTATTTACGCGCCTTTCGGACTCGGTATGAACTGGAGCGAAACAGGCTTGACCAGATACCAGGCGACTGAGGGCGAGATTGATACTTTGAATGTAAATCCTACGATAGCCATGCGCATCCGGCACTGGTTTTTAGTGGGCGCCGGAGTCGATTACATGAGGTCGACCGCGACCCTTGAAAAGATGGTCGATCAGTCGCTCGTAGGCGGCACCGACGCGAGATCCAGCCTTGAAGGCGATGGCTACGGTTGGGGTTACAACGCCGGGGTGATCATCATCCCAGACGAACGCTTCAGGTTCGGCGTATCCTACCGCAGCGCGATAGATATAGACTTTAACGGCTCGGCATCCCTCGACAATATCGCGCCAGCCGTTCAGCCGCTCTTCGGAGGGGCCTCATTCAGAACGAATGCCCGAACCAGCATAGAATTCCCGGCTACTCTGATGTTAGGAGTCGCGTATAAAGCGTCGGAAAAGACCGCTCTTGAGCTCAATTTCGAAAAAACATACTGGTCGAGCTATAAAAGCCTCGATATCGACCTGGAAAACGAGGTTGCGCCGGCTGGCTTTACCGATACGAGTGAACCAAAAGATTGGAGGGACATCTGGGCCGTAAGGGCAGGAGTTGAATACAGGGCCGCGGAGCGCATATCCTTGAGGGGCGGGTATGTATTCCAGAATAACCCGGTACCGGACCACACGCTTGAGCCCAGGCTTCCGGATTCTGACCAGCATAATATCAGCCTTGGAATCGGCTACAATGCCGCAAATCTCGTAATAGATGCCGCTTATATGTTTGCATATTTCGAGGACAGGAAAGTTGAGAACAGTATCTTAAGCGGCGAATATAGCACTTCCGGGCATTCAGCGGGATTGAGTATCGGCTACAAATTCTAA